A window of Malania oleifera isolate guangnan ecotype guangnan chromosome 5, ASM2987363v1, whole genome shotgun sequence contains these coding sequences:
- the LOC131155890 gene encoding uncharacterized protein LOC131155890, translating to MHQIYLSEFDIWVAMAKHGDSPLFKKLVEIKNLIVNVCGSSAAAINLLNGWDMGHNSSNMCYDFWRNKGTRVPWFKEVWNSGKTPKHSFILWFDLKGKLLTNENLIGDDVDHLCELCRNDIETIDHLFFKCSFSSKVWGCIRGWLGLHRSMSTLKAAVKWLHKEAKGTDISSVGKRIGLTTTVYFLWHFRNRRKLENDDISYGSCKGGSKTHL from the coding sequence ATGCATCAAATTTACTTGTCAGAATTTGATATATGGGTTGCTATGGCCAAACATGGTGACTCACCATTGTTCAAGAAATTAGTTGAGATTAAAAACCTGATTGTTAATGTATGTGGTAGTAGTGCTGCAGCAATTAACCTTCTTAATGGGTGGGATATGGGTCATAACAGCTCCAATATGTGCTATGATTTTTGGAGAAACAAAGGAACTAGAGTGCCATGGTTTAAGGAAGTCTGGAACAGTGGTAAAACTCCCAAACATTCTTTCATTTTGTGGTTCGACTTGAAAGGGAAGTTGCTCACTAATGAAAACTTGATTGGGGATGATGTGGATCATTTGTGTGAATTATGTAGGAATGATATAGAGACCATTGACCATCTCTTTTTCAAGTGTTCTTTTTCTTCTAAAGTGTGGGGTTGTATCCGAGGGTGGTTGGGATTGCACAGATCTATGTCTACCTTGAAAGCCGCGGTTAAATGGCTCCATAAAGAGGCAAAGGGAACTGACATCAGTTCTGTTGGGAAAAGAATAGGCCTAACTACTACAGTTTACTTCCTATGGCATTTTAGGAATAGAAGGAAACTTGAGAATGATGATATCTCCTATGGATCTTGTAAAGGTGGTTCAAAAACACACTTATAG